A window from Theobroma cacao cultivar B97-61/B2 chromosome 3, Criollo_cocoa_genome_V2, whole genome shotgun sequence encodes these proteins:
- the LOC18605568 gene encoding actin-depolymerizing factor 7 isoform X1, which produces MANSASGMAVHDECKLKFLELKAKRNYRFIVFKIQDQQVVVDKVGSPQETYDDFQASLPADECRYAVFDFDFITSENCQKSKIFFIAWSPDTSKVRSKMVYASSKDRFKRELDGIQVELQATDPSEMSFDIIKGRAL; this is translated from the exons ATG GCGAACTCGGCATCTGGAATGgctgtgcatgatgaatgtaAGCTGAAATTTCTGGAGCTAAAAGCAAAGAGGAACTACCGGTTCATCGTTTTCAAGATTCAGGACCAACAGGTGGTGGTAGACAAGGTCGGCAGCCCTCAAGAGACctatgatgatttccaagctTCTCTGCCTGCCGATGAGTGCCGCTATGCTgtctttgattttgatttcatTACTAGTGAGAACTGTCAGAAAAgcaaaattttcttcattgcATG GTCTCCCGATACATCAAAGGTGAGAAGTAAGATGGTGTATGCCAGCTCTAAAGACAGATTCAAGAGGGAATTGGATGGCATTCAAGTGGAGTTGCAGGCAACAGATCCTAGTGAAATGAGCTTTGACATTATAAAAGGCCGGGCGCTGTGA
- the LOC18605566 gene encoding probable LRR receptor-like serine/threonine-protein kinase At4g36180 — protein sequence MGKLFNLVLIVLTLCIEIAPFCSCQNSSFISCIEGERQTLLTLKQSFEDPFHRLSSWKGKNCCTWKGVSCDEINGHVVKLNLRATSRFSGETVLGKFSEESSLVAREVNSCLLELRYLEHLDLSGNDFQYSAIPHFFSLMRQLRYLNISNARFNGSVPNNLGNLTGLRVLDVSHDQGPWALRVDDVQWISNLSSLRHLGMAGVYLGEAPDFSPVLNMLPSLLSLHLSLCGLNNSHLSRHPINSTFHRIRHLDLGNNHFTCPVPIMLQNMTSLRVLDLSLNLFSCSIQSSFDNLKSLVHLNLAGNDFSSIENGLISILGNMCYLKSLDLSFNQFQGEKIGKYRNLSGCAGHDLETLDLGSGRTGGQIPDWLGIGGHIPDWLGMLKNLKYLDLSGNQLNGSIPESLGQLSNLETIDLSHNSLEGAISEVHLAALSKLKVLSISSNSLTITIKSNWVPPFQLEYIEMESCKFGTEFPQWLQTQLKAITLVLSNTSISGTLPNWIMDMNLYELDLSHNQINGTLPNFPSNLKRVDLSSNWISGSLPEIIGDMLPQLRYLILSDNLMNGPIPNSLCRIKTLVVLELSKNSLSGNIPNCWRDHHVIEVLDLSSNKLSGVIPSSIGHLDSLRWLDLSNNNLNGELPLDLKSCTSLRLLDVGENALSGNVPKWIGESFRFLTILRLRGNKLKGSIPSQLCQLSADLHILDLAENNIKGRIPHCFGNFTGMVLHGEGDIIPLEPYKYLMYWEDEHLTEVMKGRFLEYTSTLSLLVYLDLSRNKLKGQIPQELTFLTGLIGLNLSHNQLSGTIPKKIGELGMLESLDLSVNELSGVIPSSMSTLTKLSHLNVSYNNFSGQIPNGNQLQTLDDPSIYAGNPLLCGPPLLKKCLDDEPHQGNNDNGRDNPAEKMWFFIVIMSGFATGFWGVVGVLIFKKSWRHAYFLLVDRSKDWVLVHVTLKIASVRNMIKGNRTDE from the coding sequence ATGGGTAAACTTTTCAATCTTGTTCTCATTGTGCTTACCTTGTGCATTGAAATCGCACCCTTCTGTTCATGCCAAAATTCAAGCTTCATCAGTTGCATAGAAGGAGAAAGACAAACTCTTTTGACGCTGAAACAAAGTTTTGAAGATCCTTTCCATCGCCTATCTTCTTGGAAAGGCAAAAACTGTTGCACATGGAAAGGAGTAAGCTGCGATGAAATCAATGGGCATGTTGTCAAGCTTAATCTCAGAGCAACGTCACGGTTTAGTGGCGAGACTGTTTTGGGGAAATTTAGTGAGGAGAGTTCCTTAGTTGCTCGTGAGGTAAATTCTTGTTTGCTCGAGTTAAGGTATTTAGAACACCTGGATTTGAGTGGAAATGATTTCCAATACAGCGCCATCCCGCACTTTTTCAGTTTGATGAGACAGCTGAGATACCTTAATATCTCCAATGCTCGATTCAATGGAAGTGTTCCAAATAATCTTGGAAACCTTACTGGTTTACGTGTTCTTGATGTTAGTCATGATCAAGGACCGTGGGCCTTGAGGGTTGATGACGTACAATGGATTTCTAATCTGTCATCTTTGCGGCATCTTGGGATGGCAGGTGTATACCTTGGTGAGGCACCAGACTTCTCTCCGGTACTCAACATGCTTCCGTCCTTGTTATCTTTACATCTATCACTGTGTGGGCTCAATAATTCCCATTTGTCTCGGCATCCTATTAATTCTACATTTCATAGGATTCGGCATCTAGATCTTGGAAATAACCATTTTACCTGTCCAGTACCTATTATGCTTCAAAACATGACTTCTCTGAGAGTCCTTGATCTTAGCCTTAACCTTTTTAGTTGTTCAATCCAGAGCAGCTTTGATAACCTTAAAAGCCTTGTGCATCTCAATCTTGCAGGTAATGATTTTAGTAGCATTGAGAATGGGTTGATATCGATCTTAGGGAATATGTGCTACTTAAAATCATTAGATTTGTCATTTAACCAATTTCAGGGTGAGAAAATTGGAAAATACCGGAATTTATCTGGATGTGCTGGACATGATTTAGAGACTTTGGATTTAGGTTCTGGTAGGACTGGTGGCCAAATACCCGATTGGCTGGGGATTGGTGGCCATATTCCAGACTGGCTGGGGATGCTAAAAAACCTAAAATACCTTGATCTTTCTGGCAATCAATTGAATGGGAGCATCCCAGAAAGTCTCGGGCAACTTTCCAACCTCGAGACTATAGATCTTTCTCACAATTCATTGGAAGGTGCCATTTCCGAAGTACACTTAGCCGCACTCTCAAAGTTAAAAGTGTTGTCCATCAGCTCCAACAGTTTGACTATCACGATAAAATCCAACTGGGTCCCTCCTTTTCAACTGGAATACATTGAAATGGAGTCTTGCAAATTTGGAACAGAGTTTCCTCAATGGCTTCAAACACAATTGAAAGCCATTACACTAGTTCTTTCCAATACAAGCATCTCGGGCACCCTGCCAAATTGGATAATGGACATGAATCTCTATGAACTGGACCTCTCCCACAACCAGATTAATGGGACCCTTCCAAACTTTCCTTCCAACTTGAAGCGCGTCGATCTCTCCAGTAACTGGATCTCCGGGTCGCTTCCCGAAATTATTGGTGATATGTTGCCTCAATTGAGGTATTTGATTCTTTCCGACAACCTTATGAACGGTCCAATTCCTAACTCGTTGTGCCGTATTAAAACTCTGGTAGTTCTAGAACTCTCGAAAAATAGCTTGTCTGGAAATATTCCTAACTGCTGGAGAGATCATCATGTTATAGAAGTTTTAGATCTATCATCCAACAAGCTCTCAGGTGTTATCCCGAGCTCTATTGGGCATCTTGATTCACTGCGATGGTTGGACTTGAGCAACAATAATCTCAACGGAGAGCTGCCGTTGGACTTAAAAAGTTGCACATCTCTTAGACTGTTGGATGTTGGTGAGAATGCATTATCTGGAAATGTACCTAAATGGATTGGGGAGAGCTTTCGGTTCCTGACAATTCTCAGACTACGAGGAAATAAACTCAAAGGCAGTATCCCGTCGCAACTCTGCCAACTCTCCGCTGATTTGCATATCCTTGATCTTGcagaaaacaatataaaagGGCGGATACCTCATTGCTTTGGCAACTTCACTGGCATGGTACTTCACGGCGAGGGAGATATCATACCGTTAGAACCCTACAAATACTTGATGTATTGGGAGGATGAGCACTTAACAGAGGTCATGAAAGGAAGATTCCTTGAATACACGTCAACGTTGTCGCTATTGGTTTATTTGGACCTCTCAAGGAATAAACTGAAGGGACAAATCCCTCAAGAGCTAACTTTCCTGACAGGGTTAATTGGTCTGAATTTGTCTCATAACCAGTTGTCAGGAACGATACCCAAGAAGATAGGAGAACTTGGGATGTTAGAATCTCTTGACTTGTCAGTAAATGAACTTTCTGGCGTGATTCCAAGTAGTATGTCAACTCTGACCAAACTAAGTCACCTCAACGTGTCATACAACAACTTCTCAGGACAAATTCCAAATGGCAATCAGCTCCAAACTCTTGATGATCCATCCATTTATGCTGGTAACCCTCTGCTCTGTGGCCCTCCACTACTAAAGAAATGCTTGGATGATGAGCCTCATCAAGGCAACAACGACAACGGTAGAGACAACCCTGCTGAGAAGATGTGGTTTTTCATTGTCATAATGTCTGGCTTCGCAACTGGGTTCTGGGGAGTTGTTGGGGTCTTAATATTCAAGAAAAGTTGGAGACATGCCTATTTCCTGTTGGTAGACAGGTCCAAAGATTGGGTACTTGTCCATGTAACATTAAAGATTGCAAGCGTCAGAAACATGATCAAGGGAAACCGCACAGATGAGTGA